A region from the Halobacillus mangrovi genome encodes:
- a CDS encoding NADPH-dependent FMN reductase: MKVAALVGSIRQDSYNMKITKFIRDRYKDHLDIKIVPIRDIAHYDQDIENEPPASVQNFKAQLSGVDAFLVVTPEFNHSIPGVLKNALDWLSRGNKEMDGKPTFLAGATMGALGTVRAQMHLRQILNAPGMGANVLPGNEILIGHVQHKVDDSGQLTDQGTIQFIDGVVDEFVQFAHSQSKTREIASNP, from the coding sequence TTGAAAGTAGCAGCTTTAGTCGGAAGTATTCGTCAAGATTCCTACAATATGAAAATAACGAAATTTATCCGAGATCGTTATAAAGATCACTTGGATATCAAGATTGTTCCAATTCGTGATATAGCCCATTACGATCAAGACATAGAAAATGAACCACCGGCTTCCGTTCAAAATTTTAAAGCACAGTTATCGGGTGTTGATGCTTTTCTTGTGGTCACACCTGAATTTAATCACTCGATTCCGGGAGTCCTGAAAAACGCGCTTGACTGGCTGTCAAGAGGAAATAAGGAAATGGACGGAAAACCAACGTTCCTAGCAGGTGCCACTATGGGGGCCCTCGGTACAGTAAGAGCCCAAATGCACCTTCGCCAAATATTAAATGCTCCAGGAATGGGGGCAAATGTACTGCCAGGAAATGAAATTCTCATCGGGCACGTTCAGCATAAAGTGGACGACTCTGGTCAACTGACCGATCAAGGCACCATCCAGTTTATTGACGGTGTTGTAGATGAATTCGTCCAGTTTGCCCACTCCCAAAGTAAAACAAGAGAAATCGCCTCTAATCCCTAA
- a CDS encoding GNAT family N-acetyltransferase, giving the protein MSVQLKPYEQSHKETISHFYLPEDQLNFTAMAAESVQLAEGDPTRNPVTILADGKPVGMFVLQDGPRVQEYTHHKSALLLIAYMIDEGEQGKGYAKHSLKKLPEYVREHFPGTTHVVLSVNVKNHSAQSVYKKCGFVDKGERKLGEKGWQVILEQALEKNI; this is encoded by the coding sequence ATGTCAGTACAGTTGAAACCTTATGAACAAAGTCATAAAGAAACTATTAGTCATTTCTATTTACCAGAAGATCAGCTAAATTTTACTGCCATGGCCGCTGAGTCTGTCCAATTAGCAGAAGGAGATCCGACAAGAAATCCTGTTACGATTCTTGCTGATGGGAAGCCTGTTGGAATGTTTGTACTGCAGGATGGGCCAAGGGTTCAGGAATATACTCACCATAAAAGCGCATTATTATTAATCGCCTATATGATCGATGAAGGTGAACAAGGTAAGGGATATGCGAAGCATTCCTTGAAAAAGCTGCCGGAATACGTTCGTGAACATTTTCCTGGAACCACCCATGTGGTGTTAAGTGTGAATGTCAAAAATCATTCCGCACAAAGCGTATATAAGAAGTGTGGATTTGTCGATAAAGGGGAACGCAAGCTAGGTGAGAAGGGATGGCAGGTGATTTTAGAGCAAGCTCTAGAAAAAAACATATAA